The nucleotide sequence GTATCATCATCTATAATAAAAGAGATATCTTATTATGGAGGAAACGTTAAAAAATTTGTTCCAAAAAATGTGTGCAAAGCTTTAAGTAATAAAATTAAAAGTTTAAAAAAAAAAAATAAATAATATTTTTTATTATTTAATACATATATTATTTTTTTAATACAAGTTTTATTTTTTAATTCCTTTAGCTATTAAGATACCTATTATTAACATAAATAAAATAAATATAGATATTCCATACCAAGAATACCAATACCAAAATACACCACCCAAAGTTCCAAATATACTAGCTCCTAAATAATAAAAAAAAAGATACAAAGAAGTAGCTTGTCCTTTATATTTTTTTACATGATAACCTACCCAACTGCTAGAAACTGAATGAGCTGAAAAAAATCCTGCTGAAAATATCATTAATCCAATGATTATCGTCAATAAGAAATTAAACTGTGTAATGATTAAACCTGTTATCATCAAACATATTGAAAAAACTAGTATTTTAGACCTACCATAAATTTCTGTCAAAACGCCAGCTTTTGGAGAACTATATATGCCTGTTAAATAAACCATAGAAATAGAACCTAATAAAGCATGATTTATAAATGTTGGTAAAGATATTAATCTATATCCAATATAGTTAAATAAAGTAATAAAACAACCCATTAAAATAAATCCTACAAAAAATAATTTAGATAGTATTTTATCCTTGCATTGATTTAATCCATTTACAAATAATTTAACAGGATGGATCGATATTGGAAAAAAATTGTTAGAAGGTGGTAATAATATTATAAATATTAATGTAGAAATAAAAGATAATATTCCTATTATTAATAATGCTATTTTCCAACAAAAATATATAGACAAAAAACTGGTTATAAACCTTCCAAAAAAACCTCCTAGCGAATTTCCACTAATATATAGTCCAATAGCAAACGCTAACAATTTTGGATGTATTTCTTCACTTAAATAACTCATTGCAACAGCAGTTACTCCACTCAACGATAATCCAGTAATAGATCTTATTAATATTATATGCTTCCAATTATTCATAAAAGAACACAATATAGTTAATAAAGAAGCTGTTACTAATGAACTAATCATTATTTTTTTCCTACCTATATAATCTGATATAGGTCCTGTAAATAACATTCCTAAAGCCATAGTTATTGTTGTAACAGACAATGACAAACTTGCATGTGTTGGAGTTAAATGAAATATTTTTGAAAAAATTGGTAATATTGGTTGAACACAATATAAGATAGCAAAAGTAGAAAATCCTGCAGAAAACAAAGCTAACATAATTATGTTGAAATTTTTATGATCTTTTTTTATGTATTTTTTTTTGTTTTTCATTAAATTGTTGTTGATTTTTATTTTTGTTCAATAAAAAAATTTTATTTTTTTAAAATACTATGTTTTTATATATTAATTATCTTTAGTTTATATTAAAAAATAAATATTTATAAATAATAATTGTTATATTGTTTTTTTATTTTTTTAAAATATTGGATTATATGTATTTAATAAATTATTAATAATAAATATTTATATTTTTATACATCCATCATATACATATTTAACAGGTCCTGTCATAAATAAATCTTTTTTAATGTTTTTCCATTTTACATATAAATTACCTTCTTTGAACATTACTTTAACTTTGCTTGATAACTTTTTTCTTATAATGCCGATGGCTACAGAAGCACAAGCTGCACTACCACAACTTGATGTTTCTCCAACACCTCTTTCATATACACGTAAAATTATGTTATTTTTATCTAATATTTGCATAAAACTAACATTAACTTTTTCAGGAAACAAATAATGATTTTCTATTTTTTTTCCTATTATGTTTATTTTAGTTTTCTTTACATTTGAAACTTCTATAACACAATGAGGGTTTCCTAGAGAAACCACCCCAATTTTTATTTTTTTATTTTTAATCTTTATTTTATACGTTTTTTTTTGAATATTAGTTATAAATGGTATTTTTTTTGGATTAAAAATAGGTTTTCCAATATTTACTTCTATGTTATTTTTTTTTAAAATTCTTAATTTCATATATGAATTTTTAGTTTTTATACATATATTTTTTTTTTTCGTTATTTTTTTATAAAATAAAAAAAATGCAAAACATCTAGCGCCATTAGCACATTGAAAAATTTCACTTCCATCAGCATTAAATATTTTGTAAAAAAAATCTATTTTTTTTTCATTAGATTTTTCAACAATAAGAATTTGATCAAAACCTATTCCTTTTTTTCTATTTGATATCTTTTTTATTATTTTTTGATTTAGTTTTATTTGTTTGTTAATGTTATTAATTATTATAAAATCGTTACCTAAAGCATGCATTTTTGAAAAAAATATTTTTGTTATTTTTTTTTTTGAATTTATTATTGAAGACATATTTTTTTATTATTATTATAATAGTATAAGTAATATTTTTTAATAAATAAATATAAAAAATATATAAAAAGATAAATAAAAGAATAAATTAGAGTTAATTAGAGTTAATTAGAATTAATTAGATATTTTTTTTATTTTATATGATATTTTCGGCGAGAGAGGATTTGAACCTCTGACCTACTGGTCCCAAACCAGTTGCGCTACCAAACTGCGCTACTCGCCGTTTTTATATTATAAATATTATAAAAAACATTATTTTAATAAAATAATGGGGTGGCTAATGGGATTTGAACCCATGACTACTGGAATCACAATCCAGGGCTCTACCAACTGAGCTATAGCCACCATATATAATAAAAAAAAATATTTAATACTAATTATTTATTTATTATGTTCTTCAAAATTTGAAATTTGTTTCTTGATTTTTTTAAAAAAAAAAATCTTATTCTGAATAAGATAATAACTTTTATTATATATCAAAAACACATAATTTACAATTTAATAATGTATTTTTTTAACAAAAAAATTGTTGTTTAATATTTAATTAATATTTAAATATATTTATAATATATGTTTATATAACATAATAATTGTTTCAATGCTATTTACGTTTAAAAAAGATTAAATTTATAAAAATATAAAAAATATTTATATAATTTAAAATGATATTTAAGCAAATAAAATTATGATCTTTTCATCATATCAAAAAACTCATTATTTGTCTTAGTCATAGATAATTTATTTATCAAGAATTCCATTGCTTCAATTTCGTTCATTGGATGTATTATTTTTCTTAATATCCACATTTTATGTAATTCTGAAGATGTTGTTAATAGTTCTTCTTTTCTAGTTCCAGATCTATTATAATCAATAGCTGGAAAAACTCTTTTTTCAGCTATTTTCCTTGATAATGGCAATTCCATATTACCTGTTCCTTTAAATTCTTCATATATTACTTCGTCCATTTTTGATCCAGTATCTATTAAAGCAGTGGCTATAATTGTTAAACTACCTCCTTCTTCCACATTACGAGCAGCTCCAAAAAATCTTTTAGGTCTATGCAATGCATTAGCGTCAACTCCTCCAGTTAAAACTTTTCCTGAAGCTGGTACTACTGTATTATAAGCTCTTGCTAATCTTGTTATTGAATCTAATAATATTATTACATCTTTTTTATGTTCTACTAGTCTTTTAGCTTTTTCTATTACCATTTCAGAAACTTGTACATGTCTAGAAGAAGGTTCATCAAAAGTAGAAGCTACTACTTCTCCTTTCACTAATCTTTGCATTTCAGTCACTTCTTCAGGTCTTTCATCTATTAAAAGAACCATTAAAACACATTTAGGATAATTATATGCAATACTTTGAGCTATATTTTGTAATAACATAGTTTTTCCAGCTTTAGGTGGAGCAACTATTAAACCTCTTTGACCGCAACCTATTGGTGAAGCAAGATCTAAAACTCTTGCTGTTAAATCTTCAGTTGAACCATTACCTCTTTCCATTCTTAATCTTGAATTTGCATGTAATGGTGTTAAATTTTCGAATAAAATTTTACTACGGGAACTTTCTGGTTTATCATAATTTACTTCATTTACTTTTAGTAAAGCAAAATATCTTTCTCCGTCTTTAGGAGGTCTTATTTTGCCAGAAATAGTATCTCCTGTACGAAGGTTGAATCTTCTTATTTGACTAGGAGAAACATATATATCATCCGGTCCTGCTAAATAAGAACTATCTGAAGATCTAAGAAAACCAAATCCATCTTGTAATATTTCTAATACTCCATCTCCAAATATGTCTTCACCACTTTTTGAGTGTTGTTTTAAAATAGCAAAAATAATGTCTTGTTTTCTCATACGTGCCAAATTTTCTAAACCCATATTTTCGCCAAGATTGATTAATTCAGAAACCGGAGTGTTTTTAAATTCGGTTAAATTCATAATGATGGGTTCTTAGTAAACTAGAAATAATTATGAAATGACTAATAATTTATTAGTAATTAATATAAAAATTAATTTTTTTATTTTTTTAATATTATTTAAATAAAAATTTATAAAATTTAACTATAAAATAAAAATATTTTTTATTTGATTAAATTGTAATTTTTTTTTTACAAATTATCATTTAAAAAATCTTTAAGTTTTCTTTTAGAAATAGAGCCAACTTTAGTTGCTAATAACTCTCCATTTTTAAACAAAAGTAAACTTGGTATACCTCTTATAGAATATTTAGGAGGGGTTAAAGGATTTTCATCTACATTCATTTTGCAAATAATCAAGTTTGTTTTATATTCTTTAGATATTTCATCTAATATAGGAGATAATATCTTACATGGCTCACACCATTCTGCCCAAAAATCAACTAAAATGAAATTCTCTGTTGTTGATAAAAATTTTTCAAAATTATTATCCGTTATTTTTAATATTTTATTTTCTTTCATTTTATACCTATTTAATATTTAAATTAAATATTATTTAAAAATAATATTTTATTAGAAATAAATTAATATAATATTAATTATACTAGAAATTAAAATATAATAGTAGCAAAAAAATAGTTTTATAATAAAAAAATTAACATTAATAATATACAATTATATTATTTAATGATATTTATTAATAAATTAAAAAAATAAATTTCTCATGATGAATAAATTTATAAATAAATATTTATTTAAAATAAATTTAAAAAAAACTTTGGTATTTTAGATTCATATTGTTTAATTTTTTTTTTTATTTTCATCGTTAAATCAATGTTATCTATTCCTTGTATTAACCTTTGTTTTACGGTTTCATCTATATCAAAATTATATTTTTGATAAATATTTGTGACACTTTTTTTATGTAAGTTAACAGTAAATTTGATACCTATGTTTTTTTTAACAATATTGAACATGTTATTTATTATGTTTTTATTAAAACAAATAGGTAATAAGTTGTTGTTTATACTATTATTATAAAAAATATCAGCAAAACTTGTAGCTATAACAATTAAAAAACCATAATCTTTAAGAGCCCAAACAGCATGTTCTCTAGAAGATCCACATCCAAAATTATCTCTACATAATAAAATAGTTGAATTTTTATATTCATTTTTATTTAAAATAAAGTTTTTATTTATTTTTTCACCTTTTTCATCGTGGAATCTCCAATTATGAAATAAATTAAAACCAAAACCATTTTTAGTAACTCTTTGAAGAAATTGTTTAGGAATTATTACATCTGTATCAACATTAGAAATATCTAATGGTATAACTTTACCTGTATGTTTAACAATTTTATTTTTTATTCTAATCATTATTTATATCTCTAATGTCATAAAATTTACCTTTTATTGCAGCAATAGCTGCCATAGCTGGGCTTAATAAATGAGTTCTACTGTTTCTACCTTGTCTTCCTTCGAAATTTCTATTGCTGGTTGAAGCACATCTTTCTTTAGGATTTAATTTGTCTTCATTCATAGCTAAACACATAGAACAACCTGGTAATCTCCATTCAAAACCAGCGTTTATAAAAATTTTATCTAACCCTTCTTTTTCTGCTTGTTTTTTTACTTTTTTAGAACCAGGTACGACTAAAGCTTTTACACCTTTAGCAACTTTTTGTTTATTAACAATTTTAGCTGCAGATCTTAAATCTTCAATTCTACCATTAGTACAAGATCCAATAAACACTCTATCAATACTAATGTCTGTTAATTTTATACTATGTTTTAATCCCATATATTTTAATGCTTTTTTTGCTGATTGTTTTTCTAAAATATTTGTAAAATATTTAGGATTTGGTATTTTTTTATTTATAGAAACAACTTGAGATGGATTTGTACCCCATGTTATTTGAGGAATAATTTCTGTTACGTCTATTTTTATTATTTTGTCAAATTTAGATTTTTTATCAGATTTTAAAGTTTTCCAATATTTTAACGCATTTTCCCATTGTTCTTTTTTAGGAGAATATTTTTTATTTTTTAGGTAATCGAATGTTTTATTATCTGGTGCGATAATACCTGATTTAGCACCCATTTCAATAGACATATTGCAAATAGTCATACGTTGTTCCATGGTCATATTATCAATGACGTTACCGCAAAATTCTATTATATAACCATTACCTCCTGAAACACCTATTTTTTTTATGATGTATAAAATAATATCTTTAGAACTTACATATTTTTGTAATTTTCCAGATATTATTATCTTCATGTTTTTAGCTTTTTTTTGTCTCAGTGTTTGAGTAGCAAGAACATGTTCTACTTCTGAAGTTCCTATGCCAAAAGATAAAGATCCAAAAGCTCCATGTGTGGAAGTATGAGAATCTCCACAAACTATAGTCATTCCTGGTAAAGTCATTCCATTTTCTGGACCTATGACATGTACTATACCTTGATTATTATTTTTTACATCATATAATTTTACATTAAATTCTTTACAATTTTTTTTTAAATGTTGTATTTGAATTCTGGACATTTTGTTAAACTTAGAAATATCATTGCTTGTTGTAGAAACATTATGATCCATAGTTGCAAAAGTTTTATTTGGTTGTCTAACTTTTCTTTTTTTTGTTCGTAAACCGTCAAACGCTTGAGGTGAAGTAACTTCATGAATAAGATGAAGATCTATATATATAATTGGATCTTTACTGTTTTTATCTGCTACTATATGGGAGTCATATAATTTTTGGTATAAAGTTTTATATATTTTCATAATTTCCTTTCAAAATTAAATTAGCTATAATATCACCCATTTTTTTTGTTGTAATATATTTTTTACCATCAGATATATCAAATGTTCTATATCCTTTTAATAAAACCTTGTTTACAGAGTTATTTATTATTTTAGATATATTTTTTAAATTAAAACTATGTTCTAATAACATAGATAAAGACAAAATTTGAGCTATAGGATTAGCTATATTTTTATTAGCTATATCAGGAGCAGATCCACCCGCAGGTTCGAAAATTCCAAAATTATTTTCATTTAAACTAGCAGAAGGAAGTATTCCTATAGAACCAGATATTGCTGCACATTCATCAGAAATAATATCTCCAAATAAATTTGAACATAAGATAACATCAAAATCATATGGTTTATTTATTATTTGCATCACAGCATTATCGATATATAAATGTGAAACTTTTACTTTTGGATAAATTTTAGATATTTTATCTACTGTTTGCCTCCACAAAATAGAACTTTCTAAAACATTAGCTTTATCAACGGAAACAAGTTTTCTATTTCTTTTCATGGCTAACTTAAAAGCAATATGTGATATTCTTGTTATTTCTTTTTCAGAATATATTTCTGTATCAAAAGAATATTTTGATTCTTTGTTTTTTTTTGTACCTTTAGGAGAACCAAAATATATTCCTCCAATTAATTCTCGAACACATAAAATATCAAAACCTTTAGAAGATATATTTTTTTTTAAAGGAGATAATTTATATAATTTTCTATGTAATTTAGATGGTCTTAAATTTATAAACAAATTAAAATGTTTTCTTATTTTTAATAAAGCTCCTGTTTCAGGTTGTAAATTTATAGGTAATTTTTTCCATTTTTCACCTCCTACAGATCCTAGTAAAATAGCGTTTGATTTTGTACATCCTGATATAGTTTCATTAGGTAATGGAACACCATGTTTATCAATGGCTACACCTCCAATATCATATTTTTTTGTAATTATGTTTGTTTTAAATCTTTTATTAATAACTTCTATAATTTTTAAGGCTTCTTTCATAACCTCAGGTCCTATTCCATCACCTGGTAAAATAGCTATCTTGTATTTTTTTTTCATTAATATATTTTCTTGAAATAATTGATTATTTGAATTAAAAAATATTTTTTTTGAGATTCATGTAAATATCATTTAAATTCCATATATTATTTAAAACATCAATCAAAGAAAGAATGTAAGATTCTAAATAGTTTTTAGATATTCCTGTTCCATAAAAAGTTCTATTTTTATATTTTACGGAAATATTAACTCTAATTGATAAATTTTCTATTTTTTCTGTTGTAAAAGATTCATAATTTAATAAAACTATTTTTAACATAGTTGTTTTACTAAAAAGTTTACAAAGAACATTTATAATATTTTTTTTAGTTGTTATTTTAATATTTTTTATTTTATCTCCACATAATAATTTTATTTTTAATTTTGTATAATCACGTAGTTTATAATTAACACTATATTTTTTTAGTAAAAAAAAATTTTTATATTCTTTTTCATTTTTAAAGGCTAAATATTCTAAATCATAATCAAATACTTTTCCTTTTTTATCTGCAAAATTAATAAATTTATTATATAATTTATTAAGATCATAATCTTTTTCTTTATATCCTAATTCTAACATTTTTTGTTTTATTGCAGATCTACCTGATCTTGAAGTTAAATTTAATTTTGTTTTTTTAAATCCTATAATTGTTGGATTAAATATTTCATAATTATTCCTATTTTTTAACATACCGTCTTGATGTATTCCAGAAGAATGTGAAAAAGCATTGCTTCCTATAACAGCTTTGTTTCTAGGTATAGGAACATGACATATTTTACTAACCAATTTACTGTTTTTATAAATATTTTTAATGTTTATATCTGTATATGCATTTAGCAAATTACCATGTAATTTGATAGCCATTATTATTTCTTCTAGCGCTGTATTACCAGCTCTCTCACCTAAACCGTTGGTTGTTCCTTCTACCTGAGAAGCTCCTTCTTTTATAGCAGATATTGAATTTCCAGAAGCCATACCTAAATCGTTATGACAATGTACTGAAATATTAGCTTTATCTATATTAGGAACATTATTATATAAATATTTTATTATTTTTCCAAATTCATAAGGAACAGTAAAACCAACTGTATCCGGGATATTAATTGTATTAGCACCAGCTTCAATTACTTTTTCAACTATTTTACATAAATTATTAATATTAGTACGTCCAGCATCTTCACATGAAAATTGCACATCATTAGTATATTTTTTAGCTTTTTTTACATAAAAAACAGACATATCTATTATTTCTTGAAATCTTTTTTTAAGTTTTGATTTTATGTGTATGTCAGATGTAGCTAAAAATATATGTAATCTGAAATTTTTAGCTTTTAACATAGATTCTGCAGCTACTTCTATATCATTATCTACACAACGAGCTAAACTACAGATAGTGCTATTTGTTATATTATTTGATATAATTTGAGAAGATTTAAAATCTTCTGGAGAAGATATTGGAAAACCAACTTCTATAATATCTACCCCCATATTTTCTAAAGATAAAGCTATCTTCAACTTTTTTTTTGCTGTCAAACTGTATTTTAATGCTTGTTCACCATCTCTCAACGTGGTATCTAAAATAATAATTTTTCTTTTCATAAAATTTTTTCCTAATAATTTCATTATTGTTTGTAGAAAAATATTTATATTAAAAAATAACAATTTTGTGATATATAATCATAAATATTCTTTTTGAATATTTATTTAATAAAAATATTTAAAACGAATTTTTAAATTTTTTATTTAAATATTTAATAACCTTATATTTTGTGCATAAAAATAATTTAATTTTAAATAAAATTAAAATTTAAAAAAAATATTTTTAAATTTATTCAAATTATTTAAAATGGTGCATATAATAAATTACAGCCCCATTTTAAAATAACTATTTTAAATAATTAATTTTTTAGAAATACACCTTAATAAAATTTTATATATTTTTCATTTTAGTCATATATTTTCTTAATTTTAAACCAACTTTTTCTATTTTATGATTATCTATAAAATTTTGTAACTTTAATAATTTTTTGTTATCTATATAATATGATTTTATTTCATTACCAATATCGTTTTTATTAAGTTTATGTAAAATTTTTTTAAATATTTTTAAAGCTGGTTTTGTAAACAAATAACTTCCATATTCTGCAGTATCAGAGATTATAACATTCATTTCGTGTAATCTTTTACGTGCAATAGTATTTGCTATTAAAGGTAGTTCATGTAGAGACTCATAATAAGCTGATTCGGGCATTATTCCTGTAGATAACATAGTTTCAAAAGCTAATTCAATACCTGCTTTAACAATAGATATCATTAAAACACCTTTCTTAAAAAAATCTTCCTTAAATATTGATCCTGTATAATTTTTTGATTTCTCAAAATCTGTATTTTTAATTTCTTTCCTCCATTTTAGTAATTTAATATCATTATTTTTCCAGTCTTGAATCATTTTTTTAGAAAAATCACCCGAAATAATATTATCCATATGTTTTTGAAATAAATATTTCATATTTTTTTTAATTATTTCTGATATTTGATGTACTCTATATTTAGCATATGGGGATAATCTATTTAACATTAATTTTATACCTCCGTGTTTTAAAGATTCTGTTATTATTTCCCAACCATATTGTATAAAACTTGCTGAATAACATTTGTCAAAATTTTGAGATACTAAAAAGTCATAACAAAATAATGAACCTGCTTGAAGTAAACCACATAATATTGTTTGTTCTCCCATTAAATCTGATTTAACTTCAGCAACAAATGAAGATTCTAAAACACCAGCTTTATCACTACCTATAGCCATTGCCCAAGATTTAGCTATTTCTATACCATTTTTATTAATATTATTTTCAGGATGAACAGCTATTAAAGCAGGTACTCCAAAACCTCTTTTATATTCTTCTCTTACTTCTGATCCAGGACATTTTGGAGCAACCATTATTACTGTAATATCAGATCTAATAACCTCTCCCATTTCGACAATATTAAAACCATGAGAATAACCTAATATTGAATATTTTTTCATTAAAGGTTGTATTTTTTTTATTACTATTGAATGTTGTTTATCTGGAGTCAAATTGATAACTAAATCTGCTGTTGGTATTAATTTTTTATATGTGTTTACAACAAATTTGTTTTTTATTGCATTTTTGTATGAATTAGTTTTTTTTAAAATAGATTTTTTTCTTAAAGCATAAGACACATTTAGTCCAGAATCCCTCATATTTAAACCTTGATTTAGACCTTGTGATCCACATCCTACTATTACTATTTTTTTATTTATAAGAAAATTCTTACTTTGTAAAAATTCTTTTTTTAATACAAAACGACATTTTTTTAATTGAGATATTTTTTTTCTAAAATTTAATTTATTAAAATAATTAGACATTATTTTCCTCTTAATATTTTTTATTTAATATATTTTTATCTCTAACAGCTCCTTTACTAGAACTAGTAACAAAAAAAGAATATGCTTTCAATGCATCAGATATATTTCTTTTTCTGTTTGCAGGTGTAAAAGATTTATTTTTTCTTTTATTTTCTTCATTTATTCTTTTAATAATTTCTGATTTACAAACACATAATTTAATTGTACGTTTAGGTATATTTAACTTAATGATGTCACCGTTTTTTACAATCGATATCAATCCTTTATTAGCTGCTTCAGGAGAAATATGTCCTATAGAAAGACCAGATGTTCCTCCAGAAAATCTTCCGTCTGTTATCAAAGCACAATATTTGTCTAACCCCATTGATTTTAAATAAGTTGTAGGATATAACATTTCCTGCATACCTGGTCCACCTTTAGGACCTTCGTACCTAATAACTACTACATCACCTTTTAAAACACCACTATTTAAAATTGCATATACTGCATCTTCTTGGCTTTCATAAACTTTTGCAGGTCCAGAAAAAGTTAACATTTTTTTATTAACTCCAGCTGTTTTCACAACACAACCTTCATTAGCCAAATTACCTTTTAATATAGCTAATCCTCCATCTTTACTATATGCATATTTATAAGATCTTATACAACCATTTTTTCTATCCAAATCTAATTTTTTCCATCTATATGATTGAGAAAAAGGTTGTGTAGTTCTAACTCCTAAAGGACCAGCAAGAAACATTTTTTTTACTTTTTTATTTTTAGAAATAATTATGTCATATTTTTTTAATGTTTTTTTAATTGATTTTCCTAATATATTATTAGATTCATGAAGTAAATTTAATCTATTTAATTCACCTAATATTCCCATAACTCCTCCTGCTTTATGTACATCCTCTATATGATATTTTTTTGAACTAGGAGATACTTTGCATAAATGAGGTACTTTTCTGGATATTTTATCTATATCAAAAATAGAAAAATCTATTTTACCTTCTTGAGCTGCTGCTAATAGATGTAATATAGTATTACTTGAACCTCCCATAGATACATCCAACATCATTGCATTAATGAAAGATTTTCTATTAGCTATATTTCTTGGCAAAAAATTAATATTATTGTTTTTGTAATATTCTTGAGTTATCTTTACAATAATTTTGCCAGATTTTTTAAACAACTTTTTTCTATCGGTATGAGTAGCTAATATTGTTCCATTACCTGGTAATGCTAATCCTAAAACTTCCATTAAACAATTCATGGAATTAGCAGTAAACATACCAGCACAAGAACCACATGTAGGACAAGATAGTTTTTCAATAACATTACTTTGAGTTTTTTTATTTTTTTTTACCCCTTCTATTATAGCATTTACTAAATCTAATTTAATAACTTTGTTATTTTTATCAATTATTTTACCAGATTCCATAGGTCCACCAGAAACAAATACTGATGGTATATTTAACCTTAATGATGCCATTAACATTCCCGGGGTTATTTTGTCACAATTAGATATACATACCATTGCATCAACACAATGTGCATTTATTACATATTCTACTGAATCAGCAATTATATCTCTAGAAGGTAATGAATATAACATCCCATCATGTCCCATAGCAATTCCATCGTCAATTGCTATAGTGTTAAATTCTTTTGCAACACCACCGTTTTTTTTTATTTCTTTAGCTACAATATTTCCAATATTTTTTAAATGAATATGACCTGGTACAAATTCTGAAAAAGAATTTACTATTGCTATTATAGGTTTTTTGAAATCATCATCATTCATTCCTGTTGCTCTCCACAAAGAACGAGCACCAGTCATGTTCTTACCATGTGTTGTTTTTGAAGAACGATATTTAATCATGTTTAACTCTATATTTTATAATTTTGTTAGAACTTAAATTATTTTACATAATTTAAAAAACTTATTTTTAGTTTTTTAAATTAATTAAATTTAATTTAAATTAGGTAATTATTAAATTTAATATAATATTTTTGTTAGGTGGGT is from Buchnera aphidicola (Taiwanaphis decaspermi) and encodes:
- a CDS encoding MFS transporter, which produces MKNKKKYIKKDHKNFNIIMLALFSAGFSTFAILYCVQPILPIFSKIFHLTPTHASLSLSVTTITMALGMLFTGPISDYIGRKKIMISSLVTASLLTILCSFMNNWKHIILIRSITGLSLSGVTAVAMSYLSEEIHPKLLAFAIGLYISGNSLGGFFGRFITSFLSIYFCWKIALLIIGILSFISTLIFIILLPPSNNFFPISIHPVKLFVNGLNQCKDKILSKLFFVGFILMGCFITLFNYIGYRLISLPTFINHALLGSISMVYLTGIYSSPKAGVLTEIYGRSKILVFSICLMITGLIITQFNFLLTIIIGLMIFSAGFFSAHSVSSSWVGYHVKKYKGQATSLYLFFYYLGASIFGTLGGVFWYWYSWYGISIFILFMLIIGILIAKGIKK
- the dapF gene encoding diaminopimelate epimerase — protein: MSSIINSKKKITKIFFSKMHALGNDFIIINNINKQIKLNQKIIKKISNRKKGIGFDQILIVEKSNEKKIDFFYKIFNADGSEIFQCANGARCFAFFLFYKKITKKKNICIKTKNSYMKLRILKKNNIEVNIGKPIFNPKKIPFITNIQKKTYKIKIKNKKIKIGVVSLGNPHCVIEVSNVKKTKINIIGKKIENHYLFPEKVNVSFMQILDKNNIILRVYERGVGETSSCGSAACASVAIGIIRKKLSSKVKVMFKEGNLYVKWKNIKKDLFMTGPVKYVYDGCIKI
- the rho gene encoding transcription termination factor Rho encodes the protein MNLTEFKNTPVSELINLGENMGLENLARMRKQDIIFAILKQHSKSGEDIFGDGVLEILQDGFGFLRSSDSSYLAGPDDIYVSPSQIRRFNLRTGDTISGKIRPPKDGERYFALLKVNEVNYDKPESSRSKILFENLTPLHANSRLRMERGNGSTEDLTARVLDLASPIGCGQRGLIVAPPKAGKTMLLQNIAQSIAYNYPKCVLMVLLIDERPEEVTEMQRLVKGEVVASTFDEPSSRHVQVSEMVIEKAKRLVEHKKDVIILLDSITRLARAYNTVVPASGKVLTGGVDANALHRPKRFFGAARNVEEGGSLTIIATALIDTGSKMDEVIYEEFKGTGNMELPLSRKIAEKRVFPAIDYNRSGTRKEELLTTSSELHKMWILRKIIHPMNEIEAMEFLINKLSMTKTNNEFFDMMKRS
- the trxA gene encoding thioredoxin TrxA yields the protein MKENKILKITDNNFEKFLSTTENFILVDFWAEWCEPCKILSPILDEISKEYKTNLIICKMNVDENPLTPPKYSIRGIPSLLLFKNGELLATKVGSISKRKLKDFLNDNL
- the leuD gene encoding 3-isopropylmalate dehydratase small subunit; translated protein: MKNKIVKHTGKVIPLDISNVDTDVIIPKQFLQRVTKNGFGFNLFHNWRFHDEKGEKINKNFILNKNEYKNSTILLCRDNFGCGSSREHAVWALKDYGFLIVIATSFADIFYNNSINNNLLPICFNKNIINNMFNIVKKNIGIKFTVNLHKKSVTNIYQKYNFDIDETVKQRLIQGIDNIDLTMKIKKKIKQYESKIPKFFLNLF
- the leuC gene encoding 3-isopropylmalate dehydratase large subunit, whose product is MKIYKTLYQKLYDSHIVADKNSKDPIIYIDLHLIHEVTSPQAFDGLRTKKRKVRQPNKTFATMDHNVSTTSNDISKFNKMSRIQIQHLKKNCKEFNVKLYDVKNNNQGIVHVIGPENGMTLPGMTIVCGDSHTSTHGAFGSLSFGIGTSEVEHVLATQTLRQKKAKNMKIIISGKLQKYVSSKDIILYIIKKIGVSGGNGYIIEFCGNVIDNMTMEQRMTICNMSIEMGAKSGIIAPDNKTFDYLKNKKYSPKKEQWENALKYWKTLKSDKKSKFDKIIKIDVTEIIPQITWGTNPSQVVSINKKIPNPKYFTNILEKQSAKKALKYMGLKHSIKLTDISIDRVFIGSCTNGRIEDLRSAAKIVNKQKVAKGVKALVVPGSKKVKKQAEKEGLDKIFINAGFEWRLPGCSMCLAMNEDKLNPKERCASTSNRNFEGRQGRNSRTHLLSPAMAAIAAIKGKFYDIRDINND